The proteins below are encoded in one region of Stigmatopora argus isolate UIUO_Sarg chromosome 2, RoL_Sarg_1.0, whole genome shotgun sequence:
- the uacab gene encoding uveal autoantigen with coiled-coil domains and ankyrin repeats protein isoform X2, producing the protein MSRWLKCTSMHFNTDWNKYDDRLMKAVERGEVDKAAAVLSKKGIVPTKLDVEGRSAFHLAATRGHLDCLNLILSHNPDITASDATGKNALHLASRNGHSLCVQKLLQHNWPVGNVDLQGRTALHDAVMAGCPSSVKLLCDGGASVNASDFDGRTPLVLATQMCHPRICQLLVERGADISVRDKQKKTALILGCEYGCKDAVEVLLRSGADVKDVDSLSHDAFHYARLSKNSELISLIKGYLEKASREKEATKVEQWRRQSEHSDTMEANRRDHIIHDLERENESLQESLRKYHLEQRTLLDKINLLQQHLTQEKKTNEDNHKEREKLKVLLIANEREGSRGSETVKVQLKCTMGDYTGQSVIKGKENILVKQAYSLDSDQKLQNPAMSRSLARPLEKGLSSELDVLRHEFETLRRRQQATEEERLRLHSSLSRRNRECQELVQNRDLIQKQADQQVQDLEDALGDVQKRMIDSECKVKQLQAHVVAVKEHLGAQAAEELRAQLQDIKAKYEGASAEVGRVRNRLKQSEKALEEYKNSESQLATEAERLNEELGAVTAERDELSQTVLEMETQLKGVQAKQSNIVPAEKFDNMKNLLTNAVDEKERQLAELRDDYDRVLEEVAELHRKLDHPTQGGAGAGHSEEQQRIQSALEEQNLSLKRKLQDVTARSQALIREMEESEEEREIFQEKLEELNSRLESDFIPIKEHEETRMNMVSAVEELEDKLVEASERFGKAEAQVQLLHVERVKLQENVSQLQGDREKQRSEIEALKIQNTEAQKKLELLQTRCDDKDKQCVQLTTQSHTLKQSLEGDYVSRQQHEQLRIELTSRLESIKTENLNLESTNKEYKEELKNVEEGNAKLKEKLEKVRLEMKNDYMSMNDHKRITERMGAAMVQAENQANQLSALHTSVQEENVKLTQELEAQKKELDTIMEAVHTKFVPLTVVEEKENSYATQVKELKVKLLEMEKMYDKERSDRENYKLEKDKLKVEIESVQQRLDSALVTDEKRKGYEEEFKDQHEAMSHRLTSLEEKHNEVNLKNDELEGQNALYNTQIQNLQDRLKSELTRIATYDTELKTLHDVMQQAQLDCKKARDAHQEEAQRVCVLQKENQELHKEQTSLLQQHTNATKALEAEIAGLRITLREKEENSGQRAEDVSALQSELLQATRALEELHFKESHMSQMKKQNENLEEEVTNMSNKLLNVTEECKAVRQEVNQAREGESRARREMDAVREKGLAIEREIKELKERYDESLSTIGGLQRRISTSSQLTESKDKKITELLTDVERLKQALNGLSQLAYTSSSPSKRQTQHIDTLQAQLKNLQQQLADAERQHREVVSIYRTHLLSAAQGHMDEDVQAALLQIIRMRQEFVC; encoded by the exons TCATGGCAGGCTGTCCATCTAGTGTGAAACTTCTCTGCGACGGTGGTGCTTCTGTCAATGCCAGTGATTTT GATGGCAGGACTCCTCTGGTGCTTGCAACCCAAATGTGTCACCCACGCATTTGTCAGCTGCTTGTAGAGCGAGGAGCTGATATATCTGTAcgggacaaacaaaaaaa AACAGCACTCATTCTGGGTTGTGAGTATGGCTGCAAAGATGCTGTGGAGGTATTGTTAAGGAGTGGTGCTGATGTGAAGGATGTGGACAGCTTGAGCCATGACGCTTTCCACTATGCTCGCCTCAGCAAGAACTCGGAACTCATTTCATTAATCAAAGGCTACTTAGAGAAAGCCAGCAGAG AAAAGGAGGCAACAAAAGTGGAACAATGGAGGAGACAG TCGGAGCACTCGGACACTATGGAGGCAAACAGAAGGGATCATATTATACAT GATTTAGAAAGGGAGAATGAGTCCCTGCAGGAAAGTCTCCGGAAATACCATTTAGAGCAGAGGACCCTGTTAGATAAGATCAACCTGTTACAACAACATCTCACACAG GAAAAGAAGACAAATGAAGACAATCACAAAGAG AGGGAGAAATTAAAGGTGTTACTTATTGCCAACGAACGAGAAGGTTCACGAGGCTCGGAGACTGTCAAGGTCCAACTCAAATGCACTATG GGAGACTACACTGGACAGTCAGTGATAAAAG GAAAAGAGAACATTTTGGTTAAACAAGCATACAGCCTGGATTCGGATCAA AAACTCCAGAATCCAGCTATGTCACGTTCACTCGCCAGACCGTTGGAGAAGGGTCTTTCTAGTGAGCTTGATGTTCTCCGACATGAGTTTGAGACGCTCAGAAGAAGACAACAGGCAACTGAGGAGGAGAGGTTGAGACTTCACTCATCTCTTAGCCGTAGAAACCGGGAGTGCCAAGAACTTGTCCAGAACAGAGATCTCATCCAGAAACAAGCTGACCAGCAAGTTCAAGATCTTGAGGATGCTTTGGGGGATGTTCAGAAGAGGATGATAGATTCTGAATGCAAAGTTAAGCAGTTGCAAGCCCATGTAGTTGCAGTGAAGGAACACTTAGGAGCTCAGGCTGCAGAAGAGCTTCGTGCTCAGCTCCAGGATATTAAAGCCAAGTATGAAGGGGCTTCAGCTGAGGTAGGTCGGGTTCGGAACCGCCTTAAACAGAGTGAGAAGGCATTGGAGGAATACAAGAACAGTGAAAGCCAGCTGGCTACTGAAGCTGAACGGTTAAATGAAGAGCTTGGTGCTGTGACGGCTGAAAGAGATGAACTTTCACAAACTGTCCTTGAAATGGAAACCCAGTTGAAGGGAGTGCAGGCCAAGCAAAGCAACATAGTGCCAGCTGAGAAGTTTGACAACATGAAAAACCTACTGACCAATGCAGTCGACGAAAAGGAACGACAGCTTGCTGAGCTGAGAGACGACTACGATCGTGTTCTCGAGGAGGTGGCGGAGCTCCATCGCAAGTTAGATCATCCAACCCAGGGGGGTGCAGGAGCAGGACACTCAGAGGAGCAGCAGAGGATACAGTCTGCTCTTGAAGAGCAAAACCTCTCGCTGAAGAGAAAACTTCAAGATGTCACCGCAAGAAGTCAGGCACTTATTCGTGAAATGGAAGAGAGTGAGGAAGAAAGAGAGATATTTCAAGAGAAGCTGGAGGAACTCAATAGCAGGCTGGAGTCAGACTTCATACCGATCAAGGAACACGAGGAAACCCGTATGAATATGGTGTCGGCTGTTGAGGAGCTTGAGGACAAACTGGTGGAAGCCAGTGAACGTTTTGGCAAAGCTGAGGCACAAGTCCAATTGCTTCATGTAGAGAGAGTGAAGCTCCAGGAGAATGTTTCTCAATTGCAAGGTGATAGAGAGAAACAGCGAAGTGAAATAGAAGCCCTGAAGATTCAGAATACTGAAGCGCAAAAGAAATTGGAGCTTTTGCAGACAAGGTGTGACGACAAAGATAAGCAGTGTGTGCAACTGACAACACAGAGTCATACTTTGAAACAGAGTCTAGAGGGAGACTATGTGTCGAGGCAACAGCACGAGCAACTGAGGATAGAGTTAACTTCTCGCTTAGAGAGCATCAAGACTGAGAACTTAAATTTGGAGTCCACAAATAAAGAATATAAGGAAGAATTaaagaatgtggaagaaggaAATGCCAAGTTAAAGGAAAAGTTGGAGAAGGTTCGGTTAGAGATGAAAAACGACTACATGAGCATGAACGATCACAAACGTATCACAGAAAGAATGGGTGCGGCTATGGTACAGGCAGAGAATCAAGCAAACCAACTTTCAGCGTTGCACACGTCTGTCCAGGAAGAAAATGTGAAGCTGACGCAAGAACTGGAAGCTCAAAAGAAAGAACTTGATACAATAATGGAAGCTGTTCACACCAAATTTGTCCCACTGACGGTCGTTGAGGAAAAAGAAAACTCCTATGCAACCCAAGTAAAAGAGTTGAAAGTAAAACTTTTGGAAATGGAGAAGATGTATGACAAAGAGAGGTCTGATAGAGAAAATTACAAACTGGAGAAAGACAAATTGAAAGTTGAGATTGAATCTGTCCAACAAAGACTTGACTCTGCTCTTGTCACTGATGAAAAACGCAAGGGTTATGAGGAGGAGTTCAAGGATCAGCATGAGGCAATGTCTCACAGGTTAACCAGTCTGGAGGAGAAGCACAATGAGGTGAATCTTAAAAACGATGAGCTTGAAGGCCAGAATGCCCTGTACAACACCCAAATCCAGAATCTCCAGGACCGTCTAAAATCTGAGTTGACTCGGATTGCGACTTATGACACAGAGCTCAAGACCCTTCATGACGTTATGCAGCAAGCCCAGTTGGATTGCAAGAAAGCACGGGATGCGCATCAGGAGGAAGCCCAAAGGGTTTGTGTTCTTCAGAAAGAGAATCAGGAACTCCATAAAGAACAGACTTCTCTGTTGCAGCAGCACACCAACGCTACCAAAGCCCTGGAGGCTGAAATAGCTGGGCTTCGGATAACGCTCCGAGAAAAGGAAGAGAACAGCGGCCAGAGGGCGGAGGATGTTTCGGCCCTACAGTCAGAACTTCTTCAAGCCACACGAGCTCTTGAAGAGCTTCACTTTAAAGAAAGTCATATGAGTCAAATGAAGAAGCAGAATGAGAATCTTGAGGAGGAAGTTACAAACATGAGCAATAAGCTGTTGAATGTAACAGAAGAATGTAAAGCGGTTCGCCAGGAAGTAAATCAGGCAAGGGAGGGTGAAAGCAGGGCAAGAAGGGAGATGGATGCAGTCCGGGAGAAGGGACTCGCCATTGAAAGAGAAATAAAGGAGTTGAAAGAGCGCTACGATGAGTCACTCAGCACCATTGGTGGACTTCAGAGGAGGATTTCAACATCATCTCAGCTGACTGAATCCAAAGATAAGAAG ATCACCGAGTTGCTGACCGACGTGGAGCGACTGAAGCAAGCACTGAATGGTTTGTCCCAGCTGGCCTACACAAGCAGTAGCCCAAGTAAAAGGCAGACGCAGCACATTGACACTCTCCAAGCCCAGCTCAAAAACCTACAGCAACAGCTGGCT GATGCTGAGAGGCAGCACAGGGAAGTGGTTTCCATTTATAGAACACACCTTCTCAGTGCAGCACAA GGCCACATGGATGAGGACGTCCAAGCTGCTTTACTACAAATCATTCGCATGAGACAAGAGTTTGTGTGTTAA